In Halorussus limi, a genomic segment contains:
- a CDS encoding HalOD1 output domain-containing protein, whose protein sequence is MSKTETHTVDAVEYESETPLRVQADWSGSETLDSAVTGAISRATGVSVTELAPLYEYMDPDALHEFVASMRDRETETSISFRYEGHDVTVRADGEILVWPVR, encoded by the coding sequence ATGTCGAAGACGGAAACGCACACGGTCGACGCGGTGGAGTACGAGAGCGAGACACCCCTGCGCGTGCAGGCCGACTGGTCGGGGAGCGAGACCCTCGACTCGGCGGTCACCGGCGCCATCTCGCGGGCGACCGGGGTCTCCGTGACCGAACTCGCGCCACTGTACGAGTACATGGACCCCGACGCCCTCCACGAGTTCGTCGCGTCGATGCGCGACCGCGAGACTGAGACGTCCATCAGTTTCCGGTACGAGGGCCACGACGTGACGGTCAGGGCCGACGGCGAGATACTGGTGTGGCCCGTGCGGTAG
- a CDS encoding metal-dependent hydrolase family protein: MILRDARVVDGTGDVLEDAALRFDPESGRVEAVGDADPRESEPTYDLDGRTVVPGLVDAHVHFSLSGEASVADVVSMSDAELMLTETVNARKTLEAGITGVRAMGARDLDVVLAERVAAGDVPGPRMVANCRSITITGGHGHHLGREVDGPTECRKAVREQVKRGAQFVKFMATGGVTTPGTDPNAPAFTQEEMDALVDEAHRRGVHAAAHAHGAAGAQAAIRAGVDTIEHGTFLDEATIDLLVAEDVVLVPTLSAPYRIVRNADHATDESLQKTNDVYERHIESFGNAVEAGVDIVGGTDAGTPFNYHGANATEISFMAEYGMDPHDALVAMTGRAADVIGLDGAGTLEPDSFADFLVLDEDPLADLGALRDPETVVKGGEVVAGAAFDRLDSDAEFSA, translated from the coding sequence ATGATTCTGCGTGACGCCCGCGTCGTCGACGGGACCGGCGACGTACTCGAAGACGCCGCGCTCCGGTTCGACCCCGAATCGGGGCGCGTCGAGGCGGTCGGCGACGCCGACCCGCGAGAGAGCGAACCGACCTACGACCTCGACGGCCGGACCGTCGTTCCCGGACTGGTCGACGCCCACGTCCACTTCTCGCTGTCGGGCGAGGCCAGCGTGGCCGACGTGGTGTCGATGAGCGACGCCGAACTGATGCTGACCGAGACCGTCAACGCCCGCAAGACCCTCGAAGCCGGAATCACGGGCGTTCGGGCGATGGGCGCCCGCGACCTCGACGTGGTGCTGGCCGAACGCGTCGCCGCGGGCGACGTGCCCGGCCCGCGGATGGTCGCGAACTGCCGCTCTATCACCATCACTGGCGGACACGGCCACCACCTCGGCCGGGAGGTAGACGGCCCGACCGAGTGCCGGAAGGCGGTCCGCGAGCAGGTCAAGAGGGGCGCGCAGTTCGTCAAGTTCATGGCGACCGGCGGGGTCACGACGCCCGGTACGGACCCGAACGCGCCCGCCTTCACGCAGGAGGAGATGGACGCGCTGGTGGACGAGGCCCACCGCCGCGGGGTCCACGCCGCGGCCCACGCCCACGGCGCGGCGGGCGCGCAGGCGGCCATCCGCGCGGGCGTGGACACCATCGAACACGGCACGTTCCTCGACGAGGCGACCATCGACCTGCTCGTCGCCGAGGACGTGGTGCTGGTGCCGACGCTCTCGGCCCCGTACCGCATCGTGCGCAACGCCGACCACGCCACCGACGAGTCGCTCCAGAAGACGAACGACGTCTACGAGCGCCACATCGAATCGTTCGGGAACGCGGTCGAGGCGGGCGTGGACATCGTCGGGGGCACCGACGCCGGGACGCCGTTCAACTACCACGGCGCGAACGCGACCGAAATCTCGTTCATGGCCGAGTACGGGATGGACCCCCACGACGCGCTCGTGGCGATGACGGGCCGCGCGGCCGACGTAATCGGTCTCGACGGCGCGGGAACGCTCGAACCCGACTCGTTCGCCGACTTCCTCGTGCTGGACGAGGACCCCCTCGCCGACCTTGGCGCGCTCCGGGACCCCGAGACCGTCGTCAAGGGCGGCGAAGTCGTCGCCGGAGCGGCGTTCGATAGACTCGACTCCGACGCCGAATTCAGTGCGTGA
- a CDS encoding metal-dependent hydrolase has product MPSTVVHVALAGLVGTALLADHFDWKAVVVVMAAVALVDFDVFLGFWIAGAHRAAFHTLLLPFLAGVALWWDSTRRDRSLLRSRWGARGVRVAWVSVFAVVFAGIGLDAFFNGANLFYPLHDRFYTFSGKVFYSTEEGFVQTLVNVDFGALADAVLPDKTGGAGADAGSGGASGGSTGGSGGESDTARTTENTHYSTGIDPTKGAESDSVERLFPIAYTGERALLALTGYSVVGLRVWMERRE; this is encoded by the coding sequence ATGCCTTCGACGGTCGTTCACGTCGCACTCGCCGGACTCGTCGGGACCGCACTGCTCGCCGACCACTTCGACTGGAAGGCGGTGGTCGTCGTGATGGCGGCCGTGGCGCTGGTTGACTTCGACGTGTTTCTCGGGTTCTGGATAGCCGGCGCGCACCGCGCGGCGTTCCACACGCTCCTGTTGCCGTTCCTCGCGGGCGTCGCGCTCTGGTGGGACTCGACGCGCCGGGACCGGTCGCTCCTGCGTTCGCGGTGGGGCGCGCGCGGCGTCCGCGTCGCGTGGGTCAGCGTCTTCGCCGTCGTCTTCGCGGGCATCGGCCTCGACGCCTTCTTCAACGGCGCGAACCTGTTCTACCCGCTCCACGACCGGTTCTACACCTTCTCGGGCAAGGTCTTCTACTCGACCGAGGAGGGGTTCGTCCAGACGCTCGTGAACGTCGATTTCGGGGCGCTGGCCGACGCCGTGCTCCCCGACAAGACCGGCGGCGCGGGGGCTGACGCCGGGTCCGGCGGCGCGTCGGGTGGCAGTACCGGCGGGTCGGGCGGCGAGTCCGACACCGCGCGGACGACCGAGAACACCCACTACAGCACGGGCATCGACCCGACGAAGGGTGCCGAATCGGATAGCGTCGAGCGCCTGTTCCCCATCGCCTACACCGGCGAACGCGCCCTGCTCGCGCTGACCGGTTACTCGGTGGTTGGTCTCCGGGTCTGGATGGAGCGCCGGGAGTGA
- a CDS encoding helix-turn-helix domain-containing protein: MTEATDPREDLAERIAGEITLSDDPGATLRKWRTDFGVSQTDLADHLDVSSSVVSDYESGRRESPGIGVVSRLVNALLDIDERRGGDRIRQYVRVVSAGFESDIVNDLREYPTQVALDRFYDAVGATELAQGDHRNVTGHTVIDSIEAITRLSSEEFYRLYGQSTNRALMFTNVTRGESPLVAMRVVNPTPNAVVLHGLDREDLWDHAPKMARLDGFSLAITNEPIDDVLQSLREFP; this comes from the coding sequence ATGACCGAAGCGACCGACCCCCGCGAGGACCTCGCCGAGCGTATCGCGGGCGAGATAACGCTCAGCGACGACCCCGGCGCGACCCTCCGGAAGTGGCGCACCGACTTCGGGGTCTCTCAGACGGACCTCGCCGACCACCTCGACGTGTCGTCGTCGGTCGTCAGCGACTACGAGAGCGGCCGCCGGGAGAGTCCGGGTATCGGCGTCGTCTCCCGACTCGTGAACGCGCTGCTCGACATCGACGAGCGACGGGGCGGCGACCGCATCCGGCAGTACGTCCGGGTCGTCTCGGCCGGGTTCGAGAGCGACATCGTCAACGACCTCCGGGAGTACCCGACGCAGGTCGCGCTCGACCGGTTCTACGACGCGGTGGGCGCGACCGAACTCGCCCAGGGCGACCACCGAAACGTCACCGGCCACACCGTCATCGACAGCATCGAGGCCATCACGCGACTCTCCAGCGAGGAGTTCTACCGACTCTACGGCCAGAGTACGAACCGGGCGCTGATGTTCACGAACGTCACCAGAGGCGAGTCTCCCCTCGTAGCGATGCGGGTCGTCAACCCGACGCCGAACGCGGTGGTCCTCCACGGTCTCGACCGGGAAGACCTCTGGGACCACGCGCCGAAGATGGCCCGCCTCGACGGGTTCTCGCTGGCCATCACGAACGAACCGATAGACGACGTGTTGCAGTCGCTCCGCGAGTTCCCCTGA
- the psmA gene encoding archaeal proteasome endopeptidase complex subunit alpha has protein sequence MEGDQRAYDRGTSIFSPDGRLYQVEYAREAVERGSASVGVETAEGVVLAARRRVRSPLMDPESVEKLHQVDGHLGVASAGNAADARQLVEFARQTAQRDRLTYDEPMGVEPLAKEIADHVQEYTQSGGARPFGTALLVGGVADGRPALYETDPSGTPSAWKAAAVGRESAVIREFLEAEYRSDADLDASVDLALDALAAPDDASFSPADVAVATVTAESGYRRLPTDERRNALDSLGLLDESGSPQAS, from the coding sequence ATGGAGGGCGACCAGCGCGCCTACGACCGGGGCACCAGCATCTTCTCGCCCGACGGGCGACTCTATCAGGTCGAGTACGCCCGCGAGGCGGTCGAGCGCGGGAGCGCGAGCGTCGGGGTCGAGACCGCCGAGGGCGTCGTCCTCGCGGCCCGACGTCGGGTGCGCTCGCCGCTGATGGACCCCGAGAGCGTCGAGAAACTCCATCAGGTGGACGGCCACCTCGGGGTCGCCTCGGCGGGCAACGCGGCCGACGCTCGACAACTCGTAGAGTTCGCCCGTCAGACCGCCCAGCGCGACCGCCTGACCTACGACGAACCGATGGGCGTCGAACCGCTCGCGAAGGAAATCGCCGACCACGTGCAGGAGTACACGCAGTCGGGCGGCGCGCGGCCCTTCGGGACCGCCCTGCTCGTCGGCGGCGTGGCGGACGGACGGCCCGCGCTCTACGAGACCGACCCCTCGGGGACGCCCTCGGCGTGGAAGGCCGCAGCGGTCGGCCGCGAGAGCGCCGTCATCCGGGAGTTCCTCGAAGCCGAGTACCGCTCCGACGCGGACCTCGACGCGAGCGTGGACCTCGCGCTGGATGCGCTCGCCGCGCCCGACGATGCGTCGTTCTCGCCCGCTGACGTAGCGGTGGCGACGGTGACGGCGGAGTCGGGCTATCGCCGACTTCCGACCGACGAGCGCCGGAACGCCCTCGACTCGCTCGGACTGCTCGACGAGAGCGGGAGTCCGCAGGCGTCCTGA
- a CDS encoding GNAT family N-acetyltransferase, with the protein MTDTRLRPYDPDRDPRDLWDLKRAFELGLGSGTGGDDKRAVYEEKLTEAYGERYLDWVFWCTKHDPRCVTVAEVTDGEGITDDSQSNTDDSRETENKSEDGSDPALAGYVFVLPQQLAMIWDAAVLNEVYVRPEYRGTGVADDLMDAAVAVAEDQDLPLDRLVLDVDRENDRAQAFYDRHGFEHWGEMVARKLE; encoded by the coding sequence ATGACCGACACGCGACTCCGACCGTACGACCCCGACCGGGACCCCCGCGACCTCTGGGACCTCAAGCGCGCCTTCGAGTTGGGACTCGGGTCGGGCACGGGCGGCGACGACAAGCGGGCCGTCTACGAGGAGAAACTCACCGAGGCGTACGGCGAGCGCTACCTCGACTGGGTGTTCTGGTGTACGAAGCACGACCCGCGGTGCGTGACCGTCGCCGAGGTCACGGACGGAGAGGGAATCACAGACGATTCCCAAAGCAACACAGACGATTCTCGAGAAACGGAAAACAAATCCGAGGACGGTTCCGACCCGGCGCTGGCGGGGTACGTCTTCGTCCTGCCCCAGCAGTTGGCGATGATTTGGGACGCCGCGGTCCTGAACGAGGTTTACGTCCGGCCCGAGTACCGCGGCACCGGAGTCGCCGACGACCTGATGGACGCCGCGGTGGCGGTGGCCGAGGACCAAGACCTCCCGCTCGACCGCCTCGTGCTGGACGTGGACCGCGAGAACGACCGCGCGCAGGCGTTCTACGACCGCCACGGCTTCGAACACTGGGGCGAGATGGTCGCCCGGAAGTTGGAGTAA
- a CDS encoding DUF7096 domain-containing protein has protein sequence MKPTFVLLFAAVGLACVTGAAVADADHSARPATDAEHPDWPGGETTNQSDDADDSANDGTPDGDATTGLSPGQQLTGAVGAQGASVQGELLNRSLSARLSNATTPAERAEVIADETESMAAYLDGLEGVRENLTESWETDELSEGEYRAALTEFVVRARTVERRANRTARAAENLSESTRRIYGVNTTRIWNLSERAHALYQFENAIGREVVNETLDNGSDRRRFPIADDRSV, from the coding sequence ATGAAGCCGACGTTCGTCCTCCTCTTCGCCGCGGTGGGACTGGCCTGCGTAACCGGAGCGGCGGTGGCCGACGCCGACCACTCCGCGCGACCCGCGACCGACGCCGAACACCCCGACTGGCCGGGCGGGGAGACGACGAACCAGAGCGACGACGCGGACGACAGCGCGAATGACGGTACGCCGGACGGCGACGCGACGACCGGTCTCTCGCCGGGCCAGCAACTCACCGGCGCGGTCGGCGCGCAGGGCGCGTCCGTTCAGGGAGAACTCCTGAACCGGTCGCTGTCGGCGCGACTGTCGAACGCGACGACACCCGCAGAGCGCGCCGAGGTGATCGCCGACGAGACCGAGTCGATGGCCGCGTACCTCGACGGACTCGAAGGCGTCCGGGAGAACCTCACCGAGTCGTGGGAGACCGACGAACTCTCCGAGGGCGAGTACCGGGCCGCGCTCACCGAGTTCGTCGTCCGCGCCCGGACCGTCGAGCGCAGGGCCAACCGGACCGCGCGGGCGGCCGAGAACCTGTCGGAATCGACGCGCCGCATCTACGGCGTCAACACGACGCGCATCTGGAACCTCAGCGAGCGAGCGCACGCGCTCTACCAGTTCGAGAACGCTATCGGGCGCGAGGTCGTCAACGAGACGCTCGACAACGGGAGCGACCGCCGCAGGTTCCCTATCGCGGACGACCGGTCGGTCTGA
- a CDS encoding replication factor C large subunit: MTDWTEKYRPTSLSELRGNNKARDALKEWAQTWDDHKDAAILHGSPGVGKTSAAHALASDMGWPTIELNASDQRTSSVVEKVAGEAAKSGTLTGGGDGRRLVIMDEADNLHGNVDRGGSKAITEVVKEAGQPMVLIANEFYDMSNTLRNACEEIEFRDVQARSIVPALRHICKQEGIDYEKDALRAIADKNDGDLRSAVNDLQAIAETSERLTAEDVEVTGDRDRTSGIFDFLDALFKEEDAQSAIRESYDVDETPDDMLNWVEDNVPKDYEGAELATAYDFLSNADKWLGRVRASQDYSLWRYAGDNIAGGVAAARQGDKGGWTRYGPPSYWRKLGSSKGNRNKRDYVARKIAEADGVSMSTARREMLPFLSAMTHHCKNRDLTIAMTAKYDLDAEHVSFVTGSGKDTNKVQNIVKSAEELREEAAVDHSGGAFEGSHGSRSDAGDEAEESDSETEASAEEADDAEAEASGDDTDDNQAGLTDF, from the coding sequence ATGACCGACTGGACCGAGAAATATCGGCCCACCTCTCTCTCCGAACTCCGCGGGAACAACAAGGCCCGCGACGCCCTGAAGGAGTGGGCCCAGACGTGGGACGACCACAAGGACGCCGCCATCCTCCACGGAAGCCCCGGCGTGGGCAAGACCTCGGCGGCCCACGCGCTGGCCAGCGACATGGGGTGGCCGACCATCGAGTTGAACGCCAGCGACCAGCGGACCTCCTCGGTGGTCGAGAAGGTCGCGGGCGAGGCCGCCAAGTCCGGCACGCTGACCGGGGGCGGCGACGGCCGCCGGCTCGTCATCATGGACGAGGCCGACAACCTCCACGGCAACGTCGACCGGGGCGGGTCGAAGGCCATCACGGAGGTCGTCAAGGAGGCCGGACAGCCGATGGTCCTCATCGCCAACGAGTTCTACGACATGTCCAACACGCTTCGGAACGCCTGCGAGGAGATAGAGTTCCGGGACGTGCAGGCCCGGTCCATCGTGCCCGCGCTCCGCCACATCTGCAAGCAGGAGGGCATCGACTACGAGAAAGACGCCCTCCGGGCCATCGCCGACAAGAACGACGGCGACCTGCGCTCGGCGGTCAACGACCTGCAGGCCATCGCCGAGACCAGCGAGCGACTCACCGCCGAGGACGTGGAGGTGACGGGGGACCGCGACCGGACCAGCGGCATCTTCGACTTCCTCGACGCGCTGTTCAAGGAGGAGGACGCCCAGAGCGCGATTCGAGAGTCATACGACGTGGACGAGACGCCCGACGACATGCTGAACTGGGTCGAGGACAACGTGCCCAAGGACTACGAGGGCGCGGAACTCGCCACCGCCTACGACTTCCTCTCGAACGCCGACAAGTGGCTCGGGCGGGTCCGGGCCTCGCAGGACTACTCGCTGTGGCGCTACGCGGGCGACAACATCGCGGGTGGAGTCGCCGCCGCCCGACAGGGCGACAAGGGCGGGTGGACCCGCTACGGCCCGCCGAGTTACTGGCGAAAGCTCGGGAGTTCCAAGGGCAACCGGAACAAGCGCGACTACGTGGCCCGCAAAATCGCCGAGGCCGACGGCGTGAGCATGTCCACCGCGCGCCGGGAGATGCTGCCGTTCCTCTCGGCGATGACTCACCACTGCAAGAATCGGGACCTGACGATAGCGATGACCGCGAAGTACGACCTCGACGCCGAACACGTCTCGTTCGTCACCGGGTCGGGAAAGGACACCAACAAGGTCCAGAACATCGTGAAGTCGGCCGAAGAACTCCGGGAGGAGGCGGCCGTAGACCACTCCGGGGGCGCGTTCGAGGGAAGTCACGGGTCCCGGTCCGACGCCGGCGACGAAGCCGAGGAGTCGGACTCGGAGACCGAAGCGTCGGCGGAGGAGGCCGACGACGCGGAGGCCGAGGCCAGCGGGGACGACACCGACGACAACCAAGCGGGCCTGACCGACTTCTGA
- a CDS encoding GNAT family N-acetyltransferase has translation MFPERVPTERLELTALTPENVDVLEFYRHSSHQNPHIEEITEYLPWDPHQSPKETLDFLRSRADAREAGEDAAYVIRPKEGEDGAGEIAGATELHADWERRTAILGMWLRKPFWGRGYSGERAAALMGVAFERLDLDVVAVRHHADNDKSRRAIEKYVERFGGQREGLLRNYGTSPDGPVDVSRYTVTREQWSEATKGD, from the coding sequence ATGTTTCCGGAGCGGGTCCCGACCGAGCGGTTGGAACTGACCGCGCTGACGCCCGAGAACGTGGACGTGCTGGAGTTCTATCGTCACAGTTCCCACCAGAATCCACACATCGAGGAGATAACCGAGTACCTCCCGTGGGACCCCCATCAGAGTCCGAAGGAGACGCTGGACTTCCTCCGCTCGCGCGCTGACGCGCGCGAGGCGGGCGAGGACGCCGCCTACGTGATTCGCCCGAAGGAGGGCGAGGACGGCGCGGGCGAAATCGCGGGCGCGACAGAACTCCACGCCGACTGGGAGCGCCGGACCGCGATTCTCGGGATGTGGCTCCGCAAGCCCTTCTGGGGCCGGGGCTACTCCGGCGAGCGCGCCGCCGCCCTGATGGGGGTCGCGTTCGAGCGCCTCGACCTCGACGTCGTGGCCGTGCGACACCACGCGGACAACGACAAGTCCCGGCGCGCCATCGAGAAGTACGTCGAGCGGTTCGGCGGCCAGCGCGAGGGCCTGCTCCGGAACTACGGGACCTCGCCCGACGGCCCGGTAGACGTCTCTCGGTACACCGTCACCCGCGAGCAGTGGAGCGAAGCGACGAAGGGGGACTGA
- a CDS encoding helix-turn-helix transcriptional regulator, which produces MGTRQSAALLAAVLCLVAAVGTAVGGATAIGVSGGDTGTLGDVTGTSSVAAVGTDATSDAVATDATSGATSASAVTDRFASTRTQSQRVTPDTVVLDVRVYENGSAKWEVVYRTRLDDARTTAAFRSYKNDVQANSTKYSRQFVERMNSTIRSAERSTDREMSGTNYSVSAEIREFPQRYGLVVYSFRWHGFAAVSDGEIRVGDSLSGLILNEKTRLLVKWPEKYEATTVRPRPDSGYEKRENAVIWNGPIEFAGNEPRIVLSAPGTGVPSVPWTLVATGAGGLVLVAALAAGGWWLYRDREDPTPDPDDEPPEDLLSNEERVLRLLERRGGRVKQRAVVNELDWTEAKTSQVVGSLREQGKIESFRLGRENVLALPTEQQES; this is translated from the coding sequence ATGGGGACGCGACAGTCCGCAGCGTTGCTCGCCGCGGTCCTCTGTCTGGTGGCCGCGGTCGGCACAGCCGTCGGCGGGGCGACCGCTATCGGCGTATCGGGCGGAGATACGGGCACGCTCGGCGACGTTACCGGCACGTCCAGTGTGGCCGCTGTCGGCACCGACGCGACGAGTGATGCGGTCGCTACCGACGCGACGAGCGGTGCGACCAGCGCGTCCGCGGTCACCGACCGGTTCGCAAGTACACGGACCCAGAGCCAGCGCGTCACTCCCGACACGGTCGTCCTCGACGTTCGGGTGTACGAGAACGGCTCCGCGAAGTGGGAAGTGGTCTACCGCACTCGACTCGACGACGCCCGGACGACCGCGGCCTTCCGGAGCTACAAGAACGACGTGCAGGCCAACTCGACGAAGTACAGCAGGCAGTTCGTCGAGCGCATGAACAGCACCATCCGGAGCGCCGAGCGGTCCACCGACCGGGAGATGTCCGGCACGAACTACTCGGTCAGCGCCGAGATTCGGGAGTTCCCCCAGCGCTACGGACTGGTCGTCTACTCCTTCCGGTGGCACGGCTTCGCTGCGGTCTCCGACGGTGAGATTCGGGTCGGCGACTCGCTGTCGGGGCTCATCCTCAACGAGAAGACCCGCCTGCTGGTCAAGTGGCCCGAGAAGTACGAGGCGACGACCGTCCGGCCTCGACCCGACTCCGGGTACGAGAAGCGCGAGAACGCGGTCATCTGGAACGGCCCCATCGAGTTCGCGGGTAACGAACCGCGCATCGTCCTGAGCGCGCCCGGCACGGGCGTCCCGAGCGTGCCGTGGACGCTGGTGGCCACGGGGGCCGGTGGACTCGTGCTCGTCGCGGCGCTCGCGGCCGGTGGCTGGTGGCTCTACCGCGACCGGGAGGACCCGACCCCGGACCCGGACGACGAACCGCCCGAGGACCTGCTGAGCAACGAGGAGCGGGTCCTCCGACTGCTCGAACGCCGCGGGGGTCGGGTCAAACAGCGCGCGGTCGTGAACGAACTCGACTGGACCGAGGCCAAGACGAGTCAGGTGGTCGGGAGCCTGCGCGAACAGGGGAAGATAGAGAGCTTCAGGCTAGGTAGGGAGAACGTACTCGCGCTGCCGACCGAACAACAGGAGTCCTGA
- a CDS encoding DUF7385 family protein: protein MTAERFDVHDHRHALKLHKDSGQTQLWENKKALDCPACGDPFAELLISEKRHNSFNRPDGRFCAVREEDRLLVFTH, encoded by the coding sequence ATGACCGCCGAGCGATTCGACGTTCACGACCACCGCCACGCGCTGAAACTCCACAAGGACTCCGGCCAGACCCAACTCTGGGAGAACAAGAAGGCCCTCGACTGCCCGGCCTGCGGCGACCCGTTCGCGGAGCTGCTGATTTCTGAGAAGCGTCACAACAGTTTCAACCGACCCGACGGCCGGTTTTGCGCGGTCCGTGAGGAGGACCGGCTACTGGTCTTCACGCACTGA
- a CDS encoding proteasome subunit beta, with protein MPNARPPTDGTRTEPRTDSTASADADLTETGTTVVAVTATDSVVVMADRRASAGGRFVTSKDTRKVEGVHPTAAVALSGAVGSIQDYTRRLRSQADRYEIRRGDPPGVAAFATFAGNLLRDGPYRMVRPLLGGVDDEGPQVYDLDGGGAVMEAPYAAKGSGTQFALGVLEREFRPDLSTEAATNAAARAVESAIERDTASGNGVTVAEVTTSGVTIEARDDPAELYDSESHSPAGDGEVA; from the coding sequence ATGCCGAACGCCAGACCCCCCACCGACGGAACGCGAACCGAACCGCGAACGGACTCGACGGCGAGCGCCGACGCGGACCTCACCGAGACCGGCACGACGGTCGTCGCCGTCACCGCGACGGACAGCGTCGTCGTGATGGCCGACCGGCGCGCGAGCGCGGGCGGCCGATTCGTCACGAGCAAGGACACCCGGAAAGTCGAGGGAGTCCACCCGACCGCCGCGGTGGCGCTCTCGGGCGCGGTGGGCAGTATACAGGACTACACCCGCCGCCTCCGGTCGCAGGCCGACCGGTACGAGATTCGGCGCGGCGACCCGCCGGGCGTGGCCGCGTTCGCCACGTTCGCGGGCAACCTGCTCCGCGACGGACCGTACCGCATGGTCCGGCCGCTCCTCGGCGGCGTTGACGACGAGGGGCCGCAGGTCTACGACCTCGACGGCGGCGGCGCGGTGATGGAAGCGCCCTACGCCGCGAAGGGGAGCGGCACCCAGTTCGCGCTCGGCGTCCTCGAACGCGAGTTCCGTCCCGACCTCTCTACCGAGGCGGCGACAAACGCCGCGGCCCGCGCGGTCGAGAGCGCCATCGAACGCGACACCGCGAGCGGGAACGGCGTCACCGTCGCCGAGGTGACGACGTCGGGCGTGACTATCGAGGCCCGCGACGACCCGGCCGAACTGTACGACTCCGAATCGCACTCTCCGGCCGGCGACGGGGAGGTGGCCTGA